One Sodalis praecaptivus DNA segment encodes these proteins:
- the dapF gene encoding diaminopimelate epimerase, with product MQFSKMHGLGNDFMVVDAVTQNVYFSPEMIRRLSDRHCGVGFDQLLVVEPPYDPELDFHYRIFNADGSEVAQCGNGARCFARFVRMKNLTNKRDILVSTQTGRMVLTVTEDDMVRVNMGEPNFDPQQVPFRAAKAEKTYIMRAAEQTVLCGVVSMGNPHCVIAVDSVESAPVLTLGPVLESHERFPERANIGFMQVLNRGHIRLRVYERGAGETQACGSGACAAVAVGISQGQLAEQVQVDLPGGRLAISWRGPGHPLYMTGPATHIYDGFIHL from the coding sequence ATGCAGTTCTCCAAAATGCACGGCCTGGGTAACGACTTCATGGTCGTGGATGCCGTGACGCAAAATGTCTATTTCTCACCCGAAATGATCCGCCGTCTGTCGGACCGGCATTGCGGCGTGGGATTTGATCAACTGTTGGTGGTGGAACCGCCCTATGATCCGGAACTGGATTTCCATTATCGTATATTCAACGCCGACGGCAGCGAAGTGGCGCAATGCGGCAATGGCGCACGCTGTTTTGCCCGTTTCGTGCGCATGAAAAATCTGACCAACAAACGCGACATTCTTGTCAGCACCCAGACGGGGCGCATGGTGCTGACCGTCACCGAGGACGATATGGTGCGCGTTAATATGGGCGAGCCGAATTTCGACCCGCAGCAGGTGCCGTTTCGCGCGGCCAAAGCTGAGAAAACCTATATCATGCGCGCGGCGGAGCAGACGGTGCTGTGCGGCGTGGTTTCCATGGGCAATCCACACTGCGTCATTGCCGTGGACAGCGTGGAGAGCGCTCCGGTGCTGACGCTCGGGCCGGTGCTTGAGAGTCACGAGCGCTTTCCGGAACGGGCCAATATCGGTTTCATGCAGGTGTTGAACCGCGGGCATATCCGCCTGAGGGTCTATGAACGTGGCGCGGGTGAAACCCAAGCTTGCGGCAGTGGCGCTTGCGCCGCGGTCGCGGTGGGGATCTCGCAGGGCCAATTGGCGGAGCAGGTGCAGGTGGACCTTCCCGGCGGCCGGCTCGCCATCAGCTGGCGCGGGCCGGGACATCCGCTGTATATGACCGGACCCGCCACCCATATCTATGACGGATTTATTCATCTATGA
- a CDS encoding DUF484 domain-containing protein, with translation MKQVGEQADSAQTLDDEQVVRYLLTHPDFFIRNARSVEQMVVPHPVRGCVSLLEWQLGRQRAHIQQLEDDITRLMEHASTNEPLFNRLLRLQSDLAAADSLQELLNRLQRWTRGLGLAGAHVRLFSDRWQLGAPSGFTHLALARSAFEPLRIQRLGQGNHYLGKLNGPELLLLLPQVRQVGSVAMSLLGDDGSLGVLMFTSRDSQHFQDGMGTVLLQQLATLLPGLLERWVSRA, from the coding sequence ATGAAGCAAGTCGGCGAACAGGCGGACAGCGCGCAAACGCTGGATGACGAACAGGTGGTGCGTTATCTGCTCACTCACCCGGATTTCTTTATCCGCAACGCCCGAAGCGTGGAGCAGATGGTGGTGCCGCATCCGGTGCGCGGCTGCGTCTCCCTCTTGGAATGGCAACTGGGACGCCAGCGTGCCCATATTCAGCAGTTGGAAGACGATATCACCCGTTTGATGGAACATGCGAGTACCAATGAGCCGCTATTCAATCGCTTACTGCGGCTGCAATCCGATCTGGCGGCGGCTGACAGTTTGCAGGAGCTGCTTAATCGCCTGCAGCGCTGGACGCGCGGCCTGGGATTGGCGGGAGCGCATGTGCGGCTGTTCAGCGATCGGTGGCAACTGGGCGCCCCGTCGGGGTTCACGCATTTGGCGCTGGCGCGCAGCGCGTTCGAGCCGCTGCGGATCCAACGTCTCGGCCAGGGCAATCATTATCTCGGCAAGCTGAACGGCCCGGAGTTGCTGCTGCTGCTGCCCCAGGTACGGCAGGTGGGCTCCGTCGCCATGTCGCTGCTCGGGGATGATGGCTCTCTCGGCGTGCTTATGTTTACCAGCCGCGACAGCCAGCATTTCCAGGACGGGATGGGAACGGTGTTGTTACAGCAATTGGCCACGCTATTACCGGGCCTGCTGGAACGCTGGGTCAGCCGGGCATGA
- the xerC gene encoding tyrosine recombinase XerC gives MTDTRSPLWPQVDAFLQYLRVERQLSPKTRESYLRQLATLSAMAYEMGLTEWRQLEVSQVRALATRSKRQGLQPASLALRLSALRSFLDWLVSIGQLGANPARGVPAPRHGRHLPKNMDVDEVDHLLDIDTHDPLALRDRAMLEVMYGAGLRLAELVGLNCADVDLSGGEVRVVGKGNKERKLPIGATAVAWLTRWLALRDQYAPQNDAVFIAQRGGRISARNVQKRFAEWGVKQGVNSHIHPHKLRHSFATHMLESSGNLRAVQELLGHANLSTTQIYTHLDFQHLASVYDAAHPRAKRGKT, from the coding sequence ATGACCGACACCCGCTCTCCGCTCTGGCCGCAGGTCGATGCCTTCCTGCAATATTTGCGGGTGGAGCGGCAGCTGAGCCCCAAAACGCGGGAAAGCTATCTTCGGCAGTTGGCCACCCTTAGCGCCATGGCTTACGAGATGGGGCTTACGGAATGGCGGCAACTGGAGGTAAGCCAGGTGCGCGCGTTGGCCACCCGCAGTAAGCGCCAGGGATTACAGCCCGCCAGTCTGGCGCTGCGGCTTTCCGCGCTGCGCAGTTTTCTGGACTGGCTGGTGAGCATCGGTCAGTTGGGCGCAAACCCGGCGCGAGGTGTTCCCGCGCCGCGCCACGGCCGGCATCTGCCGAAAAATATGGATGTCGACGAAGTTGACCACCTGCTGGATATCGACACCCACGATCCGCTGGCGCTGCGCGACCGCGCGATGCTCGAGGTGATGTACGGCGCCGGGCTGCGGCTAGCGGAGCTGGTTGGCCTCAATTGCGCGGACGTTGATCTCAGCGGCGGCGAAGTGCGGGTGGTGGGTAAAGGCAATAAAGAGCGAAAACTGCCCATCGGCGCCACCGCCGTGGCCTGGTTGACGCGCTGGCTGGCGCTGCGTGACCAATACGCGCCGCAAAACGACGCGGTGTTTATCGCCCAGCGCGGGGGACGTATTTCCGCGCGTAATGTGCAGAAACGCTTTGCCGAATGGGGCGTGAAGCAGGGGGTAAATAGTCATATCCATCCGCATAAGCTGCGCCACTCCTTCGCAACCCATATGCTGGAGTCGAGCGGCAATTTGCGCGCGGTGCAAGAGCTGCTCGGCCACGCCAATCTCAGCACCACCCAGATCTATACCCACCTTGATTTCCAGCATCTGGCATCGGTGTACGATGCCGCGCACCCACGAGCCAAACGGGGAAAAACCTGA
- the yigB gene encoding 5-amino-6-(5-phospho-D-ribitylamino)uracil phosphatase YigB, which yields MHFYRPLRELRALTFDLDDTLYDNRPVIARTENESVQFLQQYHPALRCLGQDDYQRLRRELRQREPEIYHDVSHWRWRSIELAMRNAGLSEREARVGADAAMEMVLRWRSQIDVPAETHSTLAALSARWPLVAITNGNASPEACGLAGYFRHILRAGPDGRAKPWQDMYALAAVRLNVPPGNILHVGDDLEADVTGAIRYGMQACWINDRGGNFAAAADARLLPHLEISRLASLTTLL from the coding sequence ATGCATTTCTATCGCCCTCTGCGAGAGCTGCGCGCGTTAACCTTTGATCTTGATGATACGCTCTACGATAATCGGCCGGTGATTGCCCGTACCGAAAACGAGTCGGTGCAATTTCTACAGCAATATCACCCCGCGCTACGCTGTCTGGGACAGGACGATTATCAACGGTTGCGCCGCGAGTTGCGCCAGCGCGAGCCGGAGATTTACCACGATGTGAGTCATTGGCGCTGGCGCTCGATCGAACTGGCGATGCGTAACGCGGGACTCAGCGAGCGCGAGGCGCGCGTTGGCGCCGATGCCGCCATGGAGATGGTCCTGCGCTGGCGCAGCCAGATAGATGTGCCGGCGGAAACCCACAGCACGCTGGCGGCCCTCAGCGCCCGCTGGCCGCTGGTGGCGATAACCAACGGCAATGCCTCCCCCGAGGCCTGCGGACTGGCGGGCTATTTCCGCCATATTTTGCGCGCCGGCCCGGACGGTCGCGCCAAGCCCTGGCAAGATATGTACGCGCTGGCGGCGGTGCGGTTAAATGTGCCGCCCGGCAATATTCTGCACGTGGGCGACGATTTGGAGGCGGATGTCACCGGCGCCATTCGCTACGGGATGCAGGCCTGCTGGATTAACGATCGCGGCGGTAATTTCGCCGCCGCCGCCGATGCGCGTCTGTTACCGCATCTGGAAATTTCGCGGTTGGCATCCCTGACAACCTTGTTATAA
- the uvrD gene encoding DNA helicase II, with protein MDVSDLLNSLNDKQREAVAAPRGNLLVLAGAGSGKTRVLVHRIAWLLSVENCSPYSVMAVTFTNKAAAEMRHRIEHLVGTSQGGMWIGTFHGLAHRLLRAHHQDANLPQDFQILDSEDQLRLLKRLIRAMNLDEKQWPPRQAMWYIGGKKDEGLRPQHVESYGNPVEATWQRIYQAYQEACDRAGLVDFAELLLRAHELWLNKPHILRHYRERFTNILVDEFQDTNQIQYAWIRMLAGNDGNVMIVGDDDQSIYGWRGAQVENIQRFLDDFPGAQTIRLEQNYRSTSNILQAANALIAHNGGRLGKNLWTEGAEGEPITLYCAFNELDEARFVVNRIKVSQEQGGALKDCAILYRSNAQSRVLEEALLQTGLPYRIYGGMRFFERQEIKDALAYLRLIANRNDDAAYERVVNTPTRGLGDRTLDVVRQTARDRQLTLWQSSRALLAERVLAGRAAAALQRFLELVDALAQETAELPLHVQTDRVIKNSGLWSMYEQEKGEKGQARIENLEELVTATRQFSYNDEDQDLLPLQAFLSHAALEAGEGQADAYQDAVQLMTLHSAKGLEFPQVFIVGMEEGMFPSQMSLDEGGRLEEERRLAYVGVTRAMDKLTITYAETRRLYGKEAYHRPSRFVGELPPSCVEEVRLRASVTRPASQQRLGAPLSENDSGFTLGQRVRHPKFGEGTVVNLEGSGEHSRLQIAFQGQGIKWLVAAYARLETV; from the coding sequence ATGGACGTTTCTGATTTGCTCAACAGCTTGAACGACAAGCAACGGGAAGCCGTGGCGGCGCCACGCGGTAATTTACTGGTGCTGGCCGGCGCCGGCAGCGGCAAAACCCGGGTGCTGGTGCACCGTATCGCCTGGTTGTTGTCGGTTGAAAACTGCTCGCCCTATTCGGTGATGGCCGTGACCTTCACCAACAAAGCGGCGGCGGAAATGCGCCACCGTATCGAACATTTGGTGGGCACCAGCCAGGGCGGCATGTGGATAGGCACCTTCCATGGGCTGGCCCACCGCCTGCTGCGCGCCCATCATCAAGATGCCAATCTGCCGCAGGATTTTCAGATCCTCGACAGCGAGGATCAGCTGCGTTTGTTGAAACGCCTCATCCGCGCCATGAATCTTGATGAGAAACAGTGGCCGCCGCGCCAAGCGATGTGGTATATCGGCGGCAAGAAAGATGAGGGTTTGCGCCCGCAACATGTGGAAAGTTACGGCAATCCGGTGGAGGCGACCTGGCAGCGTATTTATCAGGCCTATCAGGAAGCCTGCGACCGCGCCGGGCTGGTGGATTTCGCCGAGCTGCTGCTGCGCGCCCATGAGCTGTGGCTGAACAAGCCGCATATTCTGCGCCATTACCGCGAGCGGTTCACCAACATCCTGGTAGACGAATTTCAGGATACCAACCAAATCCAATACGCCTGGATCCGCATGCTGGCCGGCAATGACGGCAATGTGATGATTGTGGGTGACGATGACCAATCGATTTACGGCTGGCGCGGCGCGCAGGTAGAAAATATCCAGCGTTTTCTGGATGATTTTCCCGGCGCGCAGACCATTCGCCTTGAGCAGAATTACCGTTCCACCAGCAATATCCTACAGGCCGCCAATGCCCTTATCGCCCACAACGGCGGCCGGCTGGGCAAAAATCTGTGGACCGAAGGCGCCGAGGGCGAGCCGATTACCCTTTACTGCGCCTTTAACGAATTGGACGAGGCGCGCTTCGTGGTGAATCGCATCAAGGTGAGCCAGGAGCAGGGCGGGGCGCTCAAGGACTGCGCCATTCTCTATCGCAGCAACGCCCAGTCGCGCGTGCTGGAAGAAGCGCTGCTGCAAACGGGCCTACCCTACCGAATTTATGGCGGCATGCGCTTTTTCGAGCGTCAGGAAATCAAGGATGCGCTCGCCTATTTACGGCTTATCGCCAACCGCAACGATGACGCCGCCTATGAGCGGGTGGTCAATACGCCGACGCGCGGACTCGGCGATCGCACCCTCGACGTGGTGCGCCAGACCGCCCGCGACCGGCAGTTGACGCTGTGGCAGTCCAGCCGGGCGCTGCTCGCCGAGCGCGTGCTGGCCGGCCGCGCCGCCGCCGCGCTGCAACGGTTTTTGGAGCTTGTTGATGCGCTGGCGCAAGAGACGGCGGAGCTGCCGCTCCATGTGCAAACCGATCGGGTGATCAAAAATTCCGGTCTGTGGAGCATGTACGAGCAGGAGAAAGGCGAAAAGGGCCAGGCGCGTATCGAAAACCTGGAAGAGCTGGTCACCGCCACCCGCCAGTTCAGCTACAACGATGAAGATCAGGATCTGCTGCCGTTGCAGGCGTTCCTATCCCATGCCGCCCTGGAGGCCGGCGAGGGCCAGGCTGATGCCTATCAGGATGCGGTGCAATTGATGACGCTGCATTCCGCCAAAGGGCTGGAGTTTCCCCAAGTGTTTATCGTCGGCATGGAAGAGGGGATGTTCCCCAGCCAAATGTCGCTGGACGAGGGCGGGCGGCTGGAGGAGGAGCGACGTTTGGCGTACGTTGGCGTTACCCGCGCGATGGACAAGCTGACCATCACCTATGCGGAGACCCGCCGGCTGTACGGCAAAGAGGCCTACCATCGGCCGTCGCGTTTTGTAGGCGAACTACCGCCGTCCTGCGTGGAAGAGGTGCGGCTGCGCGCAAGCGTGACCCGTCCGGCCAGCCAACAGCGCCTAGGCGCGCCGCTGAGCGAAAACGACAGCGGTTTCACCCTCGGCCAGCGAGTGCGTCATCCGAAATTTGGCGAGGGCACGGTGGTGAATCTGGAAGGCAGCGGCGAACATAGCCGGCTGCAAATCGCGTTTCAAGGCCAGGGTATTAAATGGCTGGTGGCGGCTTACGCCCGGCTGGAAACCGTTTAA